CTGACAAATGCTCCAAGCCATTTTTTCAATGACAAATGGAAAGCAACAGACAAGAGTCAATATCTGAGAAATCTTTGTGTCTAGCTCACTTACCTTACTACCTCACTGTGGCTGAGTGctctctcctgccctgggctgttGGATTCCTATTCTAACAGGAATTCAAAAGTTCACTAATAGcgattccctttttcttcttctgaggtTTCTGGGGAGGATCATGAGAATCTTAGCACAAGGACCTTGCAGCACAGCAATACTTTAATATTTCAGGTTATGTCATTTAATAGTTGTAATGAATGCATTTAAAACTAAAAGCTTAGCATGCATTTGGCATCCAGTTATGATTGCCAAAATACATAGCAACAGTCTGTGTCAATAACAGCAGGGAATGGATTACCTGTTGTTCAAGCAGAGACCAGAGATACTTTTCTCTGCCTAgggccaaaatattttttttaaaaaagggttttTCCTTCGATGCTGGGCAAGAGGCTATGCTTTTGTGTTGCAACAGAGCAGTACAGACTGATATTATTGGTGAATACAAGGGAGTACACGCATTCCTTCACTTCttatttctctctcctgtgaGACACCCAGACTCTCTTGGCCAATGTGGAGATCTGTTCTGTGCAGCAGTAAGTTACAGGATTAGTTTAAAGCCTTAACCTGCTTTGAAAACAGTCCGAAATAgcagctgccacctcctgccagcaAAAGTTTATTCTGTTTCTGGATTTGAAGTTTCAGGCCTCCTACAATCCGTCCATGGCAAAATCAAGTTTGTGTGGCTTTTGACTGTCAGTGTCACAACATATGCTTTTGTCACTCCAGAACACAGTTGGCTTTGTCTTCTCCAGTGCTGGGAAGTAAGAGTTTAGTAATGAGGGCATTTATGACAGTAAAATGTTAGAAGAGCCCCATAAAGTCTCTGCAGAACCTAAACAGCTGGggagaaaaatcttaatttctctGGGTAGGCTCAAAGTCAGACTTGTGGATCTGATAGAATCGGAGCCAACTGAGAATGTAGAAGTATTTTCAATACTGAGAATTCTAGCGTGCTTTTATATAACACTTGCAAGTTTTCAagggtttatttttcctttgtttttttcttttttttcttaacacctCTCTGCAGTTGCCTGATGGTGAGGACCTCCCACTGCCTCCTGTGATTCTCGGGGAACTGGGAAAGGATACACAAAAAGCCACTGTATGTTTCTATGGTCATGTAGATGTGCAGCCTGCCAAAAAGGAAGATGGCTGGAAAACTGACCCTTACACGCTGACAGAAATCAATGGTATGTATCTGGtcataatttttgtatttttatttgaatacatGACTCTCAGATGTTTTGAGTACTCTCAGATCTTTTGAGTAGAAGGGGGCTACCTATATGTTTAGCCACAGCATGAGGACTTCTCCCACAGTAATCTGTGGGACAAATCCAGTGACTTTGGGTCTTCATGACCATGCTGTGAGTAGTGAGACCCATCAGTGATTGCTTAATATTTGGTGTGGAAGAGCCACATGGGGTTAATTCCTCTTTATATTCAATAGACAAtccatttctgctttaaaattcttGTTGGGTTGTTGGATCAGCCATTAACCTCCCTAGAACTTCCTGTTCTTGCTTCATAATCCTTTAGTACCTCCACCTGCTAAGCTGGAGCTAAGAAGCACTGGTGGTGGAACAATGAGAGGCTCCCCTTAGTGCACTCATAAGCACGCTACAGCCAGCAGAGCATGAAAAGCTCCATTGACTTGATGGACCAAAATTAAGGGTGGAGGGTCAGCAGGGAGTAAGACCAAGAACCCAGAAATACTGATTCCCAGTCCTGTCCTACACCCATTAAATGGCCTTCCCCATCTCTTGGTACCAGTTCCAAATACGCTTACTGGGGTAACTCTTGTTCCTCCAGTGGGGACTGCCACAGATAAATCTGGTAGTGGTAATCCACAGATTTATTTGTATATGAAACAGATTTATCTGTATGTGAAACTGAAATCTGTCCCTGCATATAACTGTACAGTTgaacacctaaaaaaaaatatgcctagACTTTGCAGCTTCATACTTCTACTGGGGTGTTTATCTGTGGGGTTTTTGCTACTTGTTACCTGGGCTGGCTGATGTGCACAGAAGCTGCATATTGTGCAAACTCTCCAGGCATGTCTGGTGTGATCAAACAACTCCTAAAAACGAAAGTAAAGCTCAGAAATTGGCAGGTAGCAGAAACCACAGTATGATGTACataaaaaggggtggggggaaagtgtACTAGTCCACTGGGAAACACCCATCACCTTATTTAAAACATGTCAATGAAATCCTGATTCTTTTGACACTTCACTTGACACACCACTGCAGCTTCTGTGGCAACAGGAATTTGCTGATTACATTGAAGTGATGAGAGAGGTTTCAAAGATTGCTTAAAAactttactcttttctttttaaggaaatctTTATGGGCGTGGAGCAACAGATAATAAAGGACCTGTCTTAGCTTGGATAAATGCAGTGGAAACATTTAGAGCCTTGAAATTAGTAGGTATTAATGAGGAATTGTTATTGTTTTATAATATCTCTCTGGAGGGATGTGTTTACCTTCCTGTGAGTTAGATGATACGCCTCTGTACCAACAGACTCTATACATTTTGAAAGATTAGCTTATTCCTAATGCTATATCTAGGGCACCGGTCCCACCTCAGTAAGAATCTGTCCTTGAGCATTTCTATTTTGAACAGTCTGTATGCAAGGTAAATACGGTATTGCTGTCATTGCCCTGTAGAGAAAAACACTCGGGGAAGCATTCAATGTATATTACATACATTAAACAGCTTTGATACCCTGTTCTCTTGAGAGCTTTTAAAATGGTAACATAACATACAGAACAGATTGGTCATGAAGACTTATCTCTGCTGTTACATTCTGCCAATCTTTGGTTTTGTCTACCTACAAGTTACCTTCAATTTGTGTGTATGAACGAAGAGAACAAGCATCAAAAAATGCTCATACGTAATGGGCTGTTCTTTCAATGATACATTAGATTTATCAAAGCAAATGCTTTGACTGGGTGCATTAATCAAGTACAAATATACTTACTTATAGTGTGACTTATCTCTAAGAATCAAATTGTTGCCGAAATTATTACAATGACCGATACAGTTATCTTTAAATCAGTCTGCATATTTAACAATTTGGGGCTAGTTTTATCCCAAATGCAAAGCTAAACCAACATATAGTCTAAGCTTATACCTCGGTTAGTGAATTTGCATGACACATTTTGTTAGATTGTTGAGAAAGTTTTGTGCCTCTGTTAAGACATTATGGCACAAATTGAGCCATAAAGCCTTGACTTCTAAGGTCCTTTTTCACCTGGAAAACTGATGTTTTTCTTGCATTAATAGTACTGAATTGATCTCAGTGTCTCTTAATACAGATTAGCTGTTGCAAGTGGATATGGTTATTGTCTTTTTGCATCTTTCCAGTTTTTCAAATCACTAATAACTACTTTGAATTttaacaagcaagcaaaaagaaatgttatttgaaGCCTTTCCCTAGAAGACAGCACAGATCATCAAACAATATTCATGAACAGtttgtttctaaatttttttGTGGTCGTTTGATGAACCATTGGTGAACCCATCCATAACACAAGTTCATTTAATTCTACACATTTATTCCTGCATTTAATCTGAGCATTCAATCAAAAGATAAAACATCTTAAAAGCAGTAATGAGAAAATGAATTGGAATGGGAAACTAAGCTCAAATTTATTTCTCCTATGGGACTTGTCAGCATTTCTAACTTGTGCTATTCCATAATAAAAGTTCTCTTAATTACCCTTGGAAATACATCCTTATGAACTAGCAGGCAAATGGATTCATGAGTGCTAAAAGGACAATTATAGTAGAATCACCAGCAGCATTTTTACCACTGTGTGACTAACTCTGGTGATAGATAACACATTGGGAAAACCAAAGCAATGGACCTCTGCCAGTGCTTCCTGCACGACCACTAACAGCGGAAATATGAGAGGCAGGAAATTTTCCGTGAAAATGCAACTGTTATTATGCAGGCTTTCCAAAGCAATTAGAATATTTAATAGTACATCCCATTTTATGAGACAGTCCAGCAAGTTTTCTggaaacacaagggaaaaaagatatCACTTGTATCTTCCTTCAAAAAtgaaaagtacagaaaaacatGAAGATGAACAAGTTTTTCTGGGAAactacatatgtatgtatacatgtacatatatagatttacatatatttatatatgcccTTTCTATTCAAGCAAGCTAGATATCTATGTCCTTCTTTTCCTAACACATGTACTGCAAGCCAGTctgcttttgatgtttttttaaagtctcttacTTTTTGAAAATGCATGTTCCTTACCTAGATCTCTTTAATGTTCATTTAGGCTATGCCAGTAAACTTCAAGTTTGTAATTGAAGGCATGGAAGAAGCAGGGTCCTTGGGGCTAGAAAAATtacttgaagaagaaaaacagtactTTTTCTCTGATGTTGATTATATTGTGATTTCGGACAACCTCTGGCTCAGCAACAAGAAGCCTGCCCTTACATATGGGAGTCGGGGAAATGCCTGCTTCTGTGTGGAGGTAAAGGACACAGGTTCATTCGAACTGGGCTCCTGACCGGAGAGCAGTGATGTACCTGTAACCACATTTATACTTGCACGCAGACAAAGACTGAGAGCAAgcttgatatttaaaaatacagacttttcttCCCTATCCTTTTTTGCCTGTGCAGATTCCCCCCTCATTTCAGTTCAATTAGCCTTATTTACTTCCATTAACTTTTCTTCAATCATTGTTTCTCCACTTACTCTCTCTCTCCTTGATCCCTTTCCTATCCCATTACTCTCCTACTGCTCTCCCAGTCTTCTCTCATCACACTCTCTGCACATCAACTCTGCTCTCTTGTAGCATTTTCCCTACACCCCCCGACTCTCTCACTCCAAACCCACTTCTTCTGAAGCCCTGCCCTTTTTACAGCAGATACAGCTTACTGCAATGTATTTGCCTAAAGGGACTCAATTTAGTTGGATCCCTGGGTTTAAAAGCCACACAAAATTTTTGTAACCATTGGCAGAAGCAAATAATAGTGCACTGTAGTATATTTAGCAGCCAACATGAGCTGCTgtgaaatgaagaacagaagttTCTCATCTGGGAATCTCCTGATGAAGCATAAAAGGAATTCAGAGAGAAGATTAAAGAACtagagaagtgaagaaaaatctGCATTAACCTTTCTGTCTGAAATAGAATGGAAtttgtttttaaccaaaaaagCCTCAGCAGCCTTGATTCAATTCTTCTAAGTCTTAGTTAAGAAAAATTATGCTATTAAAACATCAAAAATGATCTCTGCCTGCTACCAGACAGTGGACCGTAATGAAGTTttgagaagaataaagaagtccGTTGCAGGCAAATAGTTTATTATAAACCTGCATATGAAAATGTGTCTGGAAAAAAGAACCCATTTAATAAACCGAATGCCTCTCTCTATTCTAAAGGCATATGATTCAAGAGACCTCTAAATTCTTATTTGTTGCATTCTGGAATTAAGGTTGGACATATATTTTCTTAATGGAAAACAAGTAAGGTTCTTTCTTGCCTTCGCTATAAAGatttgcattaaataaaaaagataaagaatttgAAGAAATTATTCTGCAGTGTTAGAAACAGTGATATGCAAGTATTTCTCTTACGGTGTATTTAATCTTACTGGAGCaaaggggggaatggagaggGACCCTTGCTTTCAAATGCCTGTAAGTGCTATAGACAGCTGAATTTCTCTCTCTAGTGATTAACAGAATAGCCCCATCTTCTCTTTACCAGAAGCAGATTGTTCGTGacatgttttccattttaaaaataaacacataatcATTTTCCATTCATTTGTGGTGTCATTTAAAAAACCGAAGCCATCCGTTGCTGTGGAAAAGAAACACATGCAGAAGAATAAAGTAGAGAGTGTTTATATGTAACCAGTGTTTTTCGTACAGGTTGAATGTGGCAGCAAGGACCTTCACTCTGGAACTTTTGGAGGCATCATTCATGAGCCACTGACGGACCTTATAGCTCTGCTGGGTAATAACACGTGTCATTGCTCAGGAGTAACTGGGGAACAACGGCAAGCAATCAGCCTAACAAAGATCAGTGCCATGTTTAATTGACCTGCGTGAGACAAGTCTAATTGAAGCAATATTACCAGGTTTCTAAATCTCAACACAGCTATggtggcagcagctgaggaggggaatGTCCCTGGTAAGGCCAGGACTTTAGACACATGCCTGTTAAGCTCATGTCAGTCGTGTGTCAATCAACAACCTTTAAGGATTGCTGGCAACTTGAATACATACACGTGCAGCAAAACCTGACTTTTTAACGCTGATATGTATCTCAATATGTATCTCAGATGTTTTCATGTCAGCAGCTGTGCTGACTCACTGCACACAAATGCACAGCAGCTCgattttcttaataaatatgaaaatatatcagTGTGGGTATCATGACTCGATGGATGCAAGCAGTTGTCAGTAGCTAGACGTTAGGCTTACTCATTCGGTAAAGACTTAGGTAGAAGAGAAAAGGTGTTGTGATTGCCAGGTGGAAGAAGTAGGTCCCACTTGTACTGATATCTGTATCTTACTTTGCAGACAGCCTTGTGGATCCCACAGGTCGGATTCAGATCCCTGGAATCTATGACAGCGTTGCTGCCCtgacagaggaggagaggaaattgTATGAATCGATTGAATTTGATCtagaagaacataaaaataatggTGGCGTGAAAAAATTCCTATATGGCACCAAGGTAACACAAAATCTGTGTAAATGGTCAGCAGAAAGAGTTTGAATCACCAATTTGTAACATTTGTGTATAAAGCCAAACTGAAAGATGCTTTCAGTCCATGGCAAACTCAAAATAAAGGAGCACAGAGCATTAACAggtaaataaaacaaatctgCTGAAAATGCAAGATACCGCATCTGGGGAAAGTGACTCAAAATATGAATAATCAATGAAAAGGAGTAATGCAAAACTAAGTGTCACTCCCTCTCTCTTGCACTGCATGTCCTCTCCCTCTCACCTAACtggcaaaagaaaataagcattaaCACCCCCACATGTGTTACGCAGTAGAAAAGTTGTATTCTGCTCTGAAAAAATGAGGAGGCAGCTTTAGGCAGATGTGTTATGGCGTGGTTTTTATGAGTTTAATTCAGATTTTGATGTCTGTCGAGCACGCCAAAAAAGCACCCAAAGCTATAAGCCTCTCTTTGCCAGCATTTAAAAATTGTATCCTAAATAAAAAACAGTAGGTAAGAAAGATCTCTCTGCACAAAAGTGGCATCTGGGAGAAAGAAGTGAGTATAATGTAATTATACTGGTATAAGCTGTAATATGGATGCTTTATTTCCATGAAAAAGCTTCTGAATTAGTCTAAGATAGACTATAATAATCAGTAATACAGAAGTATAATGTAACTGCGCTAAATAAGTTTTGATGCTTTACCTATGTGACGATGAAGTGGTGCAAATTTTATGTGTACATAAAACTCCAGTCTCATAAAACTGGCGTAGAAGGAAAGGAGCTATGCCCTGGGGTTCTGCATGAAGTccaatttataatttatatatttatcctTTCTTCCTtagaataaacattttcttttctctcttgctttttttttttttaccccatctTTTCCAGAAAAACAGATCAACTTTGTTACTGAACATTATCATCTTATCTCTTGTATTATTTAAGGCTCATTAGTAGAATTTCTTCCCTGCTATCATCTGGGAGGGATCTGGCTAAACTGGTCACAGGTTTCTCCTGCAAGAAGTTCTGAGATGAACAGATGGTCAGATCAGAAGTTgttctgatttttctttgcaCTAGAAAAATTTAATTCtaagataatttaaaataatgctcCATTTTTCTTGCTGTACATGAAAAGCTGCTCTCATCCAAATATTTCTGAAGGTAAACAAATGTTGACTTAACGAAGgagttatttgttttgtttttttttttaaattaaaagttatgAGCGTgggtttaaattaaattataaatcaaACATCTTTAAAATAGAGGTCTCCAAATACAAATTTTAGGATGGAAAAAGGTTGTTTCTTCACATCAACTTATATTAATTGTGAATGGCTCCACTGTCATCCCTTATATTTTCAATGTTATATTTTTCGAAGGAAGAAATACTTCTACACCTGTGGCGTTACCCTTCTCTCTCTATTCATGGGATTGAAGGAGCTTTTCATGAACCGGGAATTAAGACTGTCATTCCAGCAAAAGTCATTGGCAAATTCTCAATCCGTCAGGTCCCCCACATGGACCTTTCGGTTGTGAAACAACAGGTAAGAAGAAAACCTTTGCTTTGGTCTCTACTATGTAAACTAGGTCCCTCTTAGCACCTCACAAATTTACATCCAAAGTAGTAAATGGAATGTTTCTAGCATTTATTTGTTTCTGAGAGCAGAAGAGGGAAAGTGGGTGTAAACTTCAGTTGCAAGAAGCTGAACACTTCTGGCTGCAATGTGTTTTCTCCACAGGTGGTGGAGCATTTGGAAGGTGTCTTCTCCAAGAGGAACAGTCCAAACACATTGAAAGTGTCTATGCCTTTGGGTGCGAAGCCCTGGCTTGCTGATGTTAATGATCCATTATATAAAGCAGCAAGAAGGGCAATAAAAACAGGtatgttgcttctttttttccatctttaatgTGTCTGCAAGTGTGCAGGGGAGTTGTGCTCATCCATAGAGCAGAAGGGATTTCCTGATTTGGTGCTACAGTCACATCTTATTGATTTTGATAGAACAGCTCAGCCACTGAGGTCTCTTGCTGAATTGGGGTCTATTCAATAGAAGACTTCATTTAGTTCTTTCGTATACTGGTACAAAGCCAGAGGTTTGTAGAGGGCAACTGATTGATTAAATCAATTGGCTATACACTCTGAACAATTCCTGCTCAGAAGCTCTTTATGTTTGAACAGATAACTGATATTTGGCAGCTAAAGACAGCACCCTTATTTCACTTAATGGATTCATTCTTTCcatgtatttcagtttttggAGAAGATCCAGATTTTATTCGGGATGGTTCAACAATTCCTGTTGCCAGAATGTTTCAGACTATAACGCAGAAAAGTGTGATGATGTTTCCAATCGGAGCAGCCGATGACGGGGAGCACTCCCAGAACGAGAAAATAAGCAGGTTTCTTTTATTTGTCTATTTGTGCTATAAGAGAAGAGGGGAGAACCAAGGTCCTGGGGTACCCACACATATAAGCACTGCCAGGTGGGAAGCTTTGCAATCCCAAAATATTGTCTCTGGGAAACTTGCTGCTGTGCCGAGCAGAAAGCAAAATTCCCAATCTAACATGTACCACTATTGTACCACTATATACTTTTCATGAAGTGTTTACTTAGCCTTTAAATGATCACACTGGCAATTTTCATTTCACTGACAATTAAATTTCTCTGGTCTGAAAGATGATGATGTAGACAGGTACCTTTCCATCACAGCATCAATTTCAAAGTATTCCAGTCAGACGTACTGAGGGTAATGATTATGTAAGGGTTttaatggttttccttttttttttttttaatggtataaaTGGATATAAAGGTGTATTTATATTACAGGGACCAAAACTAGCATAATCCTATAAAAATTAGCTTAAACTTGCCACTTGTGTTCATTCTTTGAGGAGCCATGGTAAGACACCGTTCAGTCTGATGTCTGAACATTTGTGCAGCTTCTGAGTCAAGTCATGCTGAGCTCAAGGAACTGGAGAATCCTACAATAATTCtcaatttgttttttgttgtccCTCAGTATATCCTCAATCCTTGTGGCTACAGCCAATAGCAATTAGGGGACATAACACTTGAAAAAGTTTCCTCAGTGAATCTTTCAGAGGAATGCCAATTGTATGATATCTAGAATTTCTGTGCACTTGGTCCTTTCTTTGGGTGACCGGTCTTGCAAATTCCTCTGAAGACTCTGAAAACTTCACCAGATTATATGTCGCTAATTTGAAGAGCAGAATAGCCTGACAGGGTTtcattctcctttccttcttcataGACACAACTACATTAAAGGAACCAAAGCATTTGCAGCCTTTTTCCTGGAGCTATCAAAGCTACATCAACACTTAATTGAAACTTCCAACATGGAAACTAACAACTGATGGACCATCATGAGAAAATCAGCAAAGCACTTATGCTTTCTAACTTCCTGATCTGGAAAAACATAGAAATCACATACTCAGTGGGTCTGAATT
The nucleotide sequence above comes from Numenius arquata chromosome 4, bNumArq3.hap1.1, whole genome shotgun sequence. Encoded proteins:
- the CNDP1 gene encoding beta-Ala-His dipeptidase — its product is MSSSSSSVLEMEIFQYIDVHQSDFIKDLKEWVAVESDSVQPALRKEVMQMMALAADRLSALGATVNLVNLGSHQLPDGEDLPLPPVILGELGKDTQKATVCFYGHVDVQPAKKEDGWKTDPYTLTEINGNLYGRGATDNKGPVLAWINAVETFRALKLAMPVNFKFVIEGMEEAGSLGLEKLLEEEKQYFFSDVDYIVISDNLWLSNKKPALTYGSRGNACFCVEVECGSKDLHSGTFGGIIHEPLTDLIALLDSLVDPTGRIQIPGIYDSVAALTEEERKLYESIEFDLEEHKNNGGVKKFLYGTKEEILLHLWRYPSLSIHGIEGAFHEPGIKTVIPAKVIGKFSIRQVPHMDLSVVKQQVVEHLEGVFSKRNSPNTLKVSMPLGAKPWLADVNDPLYKAARRAIKTVFGEDPDFIRDGSTIPVARMFQTITQKSVMMFPIGAADDGEHSQNEKISRHNYIKGTKAFAAFFLELSKLHQHLIETSNMETNN